A window of Gallus gallus isolate bGalGal1 chromosome 3, bGalGal1.mat.broiler.GRCg7b, whole genome shotgun sequence genomic DNA:
CTACCTCTGTCAAGGAGAAGCTAGACACAGCAGAATGATGTTCCTTCTTAACACTATCAGAAAGAGTTGCTTCTGACCTCAGCATTTGGGCAAAGTCTTGACACTACGCATAGAATTAACTATGAAATATTCTATGTTTATTCATCTACAGCTCTTCTGATTCCCTAGTTTGGATGAGAAATTGTGTCTGCtcctcagagaaagaaaaaaaatgaagactggAGAAGATGCAGTTATCCCTTATCCTCATGAACCTCATTTTAGCAGATAAAAAGATACTGAGTCTAGAGAGCAGATGAGCTGGATCCATTACCACATTTGTATGACTTATGGTGGTAGAACTGATTATGCCTTATGGCACCAAAATCTAGTAATTCTTGCAGACGGCCCTTGTTCACGGTAATCAGCCTATTTGAGGgcattctgcttttcagtgtcCTTGTCAATGCTAGCACAGAGATAGAAACATGCTGCTTCATGCTCAGAGCTCTCTTGGGGCTTTAGTCTCTTCATTATGTGTAGTCCAGGTGTGGCCTATGACAGAGACCTTTGAAGAAACGGTCTATACAACTTTATATATTTGTTGATGGGAGGCTTGGGAAGTAGTTCAACAGGAGGATTTGTGCCTGTAGAAGTTTATGGGCATGTTGGTAATTTGCACCAGGACTTCTGAGCTGCTTGCTAATATCCTTGCCAAAAGTCATGGAGCTCAGATTTACATGGAGTATATTTGTCATTAGGATTGGTATTCATCAAATGTAACCTCGGTATCTTGTATCACTAAATGTTTTGATGCgagttgttttaatttttccagaGATAACCCTGGACTTATCTTTAAAGCACTCAACATCCAATCTCCTCCTGTTTTGCCTTTGCTTAGCTCTCAGCTCTCTGTGTTGAGTGTGATTGGTGacctttttaaagaaaggtaTCATCACTAAAAGTCTCCTCATTGACAGCATCCATACTCTTATGTTTTGTAGCTAATGGATTTTTTACCATCTAAAATATTATACAAAGTTTTGTCCCAGTAAAAGCTCACATGCAGCTGTAAAGTGATGTCTGCAGCTTAAAGGAGTGTCCCCTCTAAGAGTCGCTGGCATATGGGTTTTTATGTATTAGGGTCTGTAAATGAGATACCACTTGCAAAGATTAACCATGTTTCAGGGCTGTGTGCCAGATGGTAAAAGTCATATGAGTTGTGGAGTccttagagattttttttttttagtttgtttttgtttatcaTAGAGAATATGCTTCTGGGTTCATAAAGTTTCAGCATGTTCTTTCTAACGCGTCATGGAGAAAGAAGTATTAACTCTATCCTGAATCCAGGCCACCGACAGCTATAAAAATAGCCTTTAAAAGAGGAGGTAGGCAGCCTATttcctgggagaaaaaaatagcggttttaaaatactttctgtgTTGATGCTAAAATTAATGGGTTGTTATTGTTATTCTCTGAAATGATCTATTCAGAAgataaagcaatattttttgaAACGAATGTATTTAAATACTCTGCTCACGCTGTTTGCCTGGTAATGTAGTATTGTTCTTACTACAATGAACTACGCGTGCTTGGGTGTAAGCTTGCATTCAAATAGTACCACAGAGCAGCTTCCCCAGTCAGATATACAAATAACTGGAGATATGTGAAAGCCATGGTGATGTGAGGCCACAGGCCAGGCAAGCCAATGCAAGTCATGGCACACAGCCAGCTTTAACAAGACTCTTCAGTGTACCCTGCTTGGGAGTAAGGCTTGCTGTGTATGGTCTCTAGGAAGGTGATGAACCCATGATTTTTAGCACAGATAAAAAGGACACACCATAAGTTATCTAATTGGACAGcagaatttccattttctttgcttgtggAAATTTACCTAACAACAACCTCCATGttggaaagcaggcagcagccacacAAGGTCGGTGGAGATGcaggatggaagggaccttgaaggcAGTGAGGCCCAGGCCGGCCTCGTGTGGGACGAACCGCAGCCCGTACCGCTTCCATTGCCCGTAATACGGAGGTTTGCCCTCGTCGCTGCGGTTTCGCTGCGGTTTCAGCCACCGCCGCGGAGCGCCCGGAGTCCGCTGGGGTCGGTCGGCAGATGGCGGCTCCGTCTCGGGGCGCCGCCAGGTGGCGCACGCGCGCCCCCTCCTCCGCCGGCCAACGGCCGGGGCACGCGGCGCCCAGCGGCGTAACCCTGGCAACGGCGCGGGGCTCCCGGGGCGGGGCAGCGCCACcatgttttcctgtttgttgtGCCTCAAATAGCTGACCTTGGGAGAGGCGCTGCGCCGCTTCGCCTCGCTGTTATCAGCGGCTTGTTTTGCTGGGTTGGGAGGCTGGGAGCCACGGGCCGAGGCCTGTGCCAAGTTCGGAATTTTTCCATAGGCTCCACTCGTTTATTTCCAGTCCCTCTTGGTAGCAGTCTCCTGACACAGAGCGTGGGCCCCGGTTTTACAATTTGTTTGTGCAGGGGGCCCTCAGAGAGCAGAAGTGGCTACCAACGACGCCTAAAATGCCATGAGTTTATACAAAAATGAAGTAACCTTAGGTTCAGTATGAATGTCTGTATTAAAATCCTCACTTTGTGCCTCAAATAAGACTGAGTCGTaccgtagaatcatagaatggcctgggttgaaaaggaccatcaTCAtcatgatcatctagtttcagcccccctgctgtgtgcagggtctccaaccacttgaccaggctgcccagagccacatccagcctggccttgaagtcCTTTGAGCGAGGCTCCCATTGCCATACAGGCTATGGATGCAATCTGGGAAAATGAGATATTTTGAGGCTTGGTGAAGTTTGTGTTGCTCACTGGtaaaattactcatttttattGAAACCTGTAATTCCCTGGGTGAACCACGCTGTGATAAACACGGGTAAAACACAGCTTGAGTATTAATAGTAAGCTGCGTATGGCTTTGTGTGAatgagagctcagtgctgcttgtGGAGGTGTCCCAGTCTATTTCCATCTGTAGACAAAATGGACAGCACATCTACGTGATAGACATGGCAGATGAACTGCCCAAATGTTTTATATTAGTACATTTGAAGTGTAAATTGATAGCTGCAATTCTGTAGCTGTAGACAGGGCTGAAGTTTAAGGGTACTGTTAGCTATAAGAAGCTGAGACTCAGCACAAATCTTTCCTTTGCTCCTTCTAAAAGCTGGGAAATGAACTAACTTGCAGtttacttgctttttaaaaagccagTGTTAGGTGTTACCTGCcagtaaaaatattctgttttactCTGAGTGCTGTTTCATCTTACTCCTTGACAGGGTTCTCAGTACAGCCTATGACAAAATCTGGTACAACGCCAGCATTTCATACAGTTCACCAAAGCACCAAATAGCTAAATCCCTGTGAATGACACCAGAAATAACCATGCTTTGTGCCAGTTTTCCTCCAGGTTCCCTGCTACATCTTAGTTCTTCTTTTTATGTCTACAGTAAAGCATGGAAGCCTCATTATCACTCTCTCAACTCCTTCagtgaattattattattattttggctaATACGACTAATCTTTTTAGGCATCTGGACCAAAGACAGTTCAATAGCCAGGAATGTTTATCCTAAGAATGCAGTGACCACCCTCATTTTACTTCTTGAAGAAATTATTGCATCACCTCTTAGTTATTTGGAATCAGTTTCCTGATTGAAATACTCCATAGTTcagtggtggttttttgtttgtattctttttctttttctttttttctttttcttggtaaaacaaagattttatCAGCTGAATCCAGCCATTCCACAAACAATAACTGTTGTGGAAAGCACCTTGGCAACTCAGTCAGACACTACCCAAGAATGTGTCTCATTGCTTTGATAGCATTACATGCAAGAGAAGCTCCACACCTGTCTGTTACAATGTATCTACATTTAtcttcaaattttaaaaatgcatttaaaattaattggGAGGCTGTGAACCATTCTTGGCAATgctggaagagaagaatgatACTgacacaataaaataaaatcagtaaaatTAAAGA
This region includes:
- the LOC121110206 gene encoding uncharacterized protein LOC121110206 isoform X2: MVALPRPGSPAPLPGLRRWAPRAPAVGRRRRGRACATWRRPETEPPSADRPQRTPGAPRRWLKPQRNRSDEGKPPYYGQWKRYGLRFVPHEAGLGLTAFKVPSILHLHRPCVAAACFPTWRLLLGRKESLYSSRMSSGYSPSGSHKFNWDLQPSTLNVSVFRLQFGSSSPKELYCQELPH
- the LOC121110206 gene encoding uncharacterized protein LOC121110206 isoform X1 is translated as MVALPRPGSPAPLPGLRRWAPRAPAVGRRRRGRACATWRRPETEPPSADRPQRTPGAPRRWLKPQRNRSDEGKPPYYGQWKRYGLRFVPHEAGLGLTAFKVPSILHLHRPCVAAACFPTWRLLLEDHHVLQTLKRTACHSVPGKQAVALQLQLSKMCQKKRSSLQRKPGVLQEKKIEKLDHL